The following are encoded together in the Parafrankia discariae genome:
- the helR gene encoding RNA polymerase recycling motor ATPase HelR: MNPLTTSAFDLPDHLAAKADPVLIADDERHFTAIAQSLEQSIAELSDRLDTARRAPGGIGQEAMDRDLEIHRLTARLRALRRFGLDLCLGHIVRTDDPEPVYVGRLGLTDSTGRRLLLDWRSPAAEPFFGATHANPMGLTSRRRFRWTRGRISDYWDEVFTPDGFEGHAALDDQSAFIASLGGNRSARMRDVLGTIQADQDAIIRAGSDGALVVDGGPGTGKTVVALHRSAYLLYADPRLGHRRGGVLFVGPHQPYLAYVADVLPSLGEEGVQTCNLRDLVAEGASAGLETDPEVARLKSSVHLVRAVETAVRFYEEPPTQGMTITTHWADVWLSADDWAEAFEAPDPGTPHNEARDQIWQELVTILVDKHDDDISTHLLRRSLLQNRELLTTLNRTWPLLEAADLVGDLWSVPAYLRKCAPWLSPEEVRLLQRADAQAWTLADLPILDAARQRLGDPEASRRKRRQDAAVAAEREHMTKVVDNLLEADDDGEGHVTMLRGQDLRDILVDESALPTTDPDLLAGPFAHVVVDEAQELTDAQWQMLLLRCPSRSFTVVGDRAQARHGFTESWRERLARVGFDRIRQASLSINYRTPEEVMAEAEPVIRGVLPDANVPMSVRASGIPVRYGSTAELGSVLDDWLAAHTEGIACVIGDPTFRATSRVRSLTPELSKGLEFDLVVLVDPAAFGTGVEGAVDRYVAMTRATQRLVILTSP, encoded by the coding sequence GTGAACCCCCTGACCACCAGCGCGTTTGACCTTCCCGACCACCTCGCCGCCAAGGCCGACCCGGTGCTGATCGCCGACGACGAGCGGCACTTCACCGCCATCGCGCAGAGCCTTGAGCAGTCGATCGCCGAGCTGTCCGACCGTCTCGACACCGCCCGCCGGGCGCCCGGCGGGATCGGCCAGGAGGCGATGGACCGGGATCTGGAGATCCACCGGCTGACCGCCCGCCTGCGCGCCCTGCGTCGCTTCGGTCTGGACCTGTGCCTCGGGCACATCGTCCGCACGGACGATCCTGAGCCCGTCTATGTCGGACGGCTCGGCCTCACCGACAGCACGGGCCGCCGTCTGCTGCTCGACTGGCGCTCACCCGCCGCCGAACCGTTCTTCGGAGCGACCCACGCGAACCCGATGGGCCTGACGAGCCGCCGCAGGTTCCGCTGGACCCGCGGCCGGATCAGCGACTACTGGGACGAGGTCTTCACCCCGGACGGATTCGAGGGCCACGCCGCGCTCGACGACCAGTCCGCCTTCATCGCCAGCCTGGGCGGCAACCGCTCGGCCCGGATGCGGGACGTGCTCGGCACCATCCAGGCCGACCAGGACGCCATCATCCGCGCGGGATCCGACGGCGCCCTCGTCGTCGACGGCGGTCCGGGCACCGGGAAGACCGTCGTCGCGCTGCACCGCTCCGCCTACCTGCTCTACGCCGACCCTCGCCTGGGCCACCGCCGCGGCGGGGTGCTGTTCGTCGGGCCGCACCAGCCCTACCTGGCCTACGTCGCCGACGTCCTGCCCAGCCTCGGCGAGGAGGGTGTGCAGACCTGCAACCTGCGGGACCTCGTGGCCGAGGGGGCCAGCGCGGGGCTCGAGACCGATCCCGAGGTGGCCCGGCTGAAATCGTCGGTGCACCTGGTGCGGGCGGTCGAGACGGCCGTCCGGTTCTACGAGGAACCACCCACCCAGGGGATGACGATCACCACCCACTGGGCGGACGTCTGGCTGAGCGCCGACGACTGGGCCGAGGCGTTCGAGGCCCCGGACCCCGGTACTCCGCACAACGAGGCACGGGACCAGATCTGGCAGGAGCTGGTCACCATCCTGGTGGACAAGCACGACGACGACATCTCCACCCATCTGCTCCGCAGGTCGCTGCTGCAGAACCGGGAGCTGCTCACCACCCTCAACCGGACGTGGCCGCTGCTCGAAGCGGCCGATCTCGTCGGCGACCTCTGGTCGGTGCCCGCCTACCTGCGCAAATGCGCTCCGTGGCTCAGCCCCGAGGAGGTCCGGCTCCTGCAGCGCGCGGACGCCCAGGCCTGGACGCTGGCCGACCTGCCGATCCTGGACGCGGCCCGGCAGCGGCTCGGCGACCCGGAGGCGTCCCGGCGCAAGCGTCGGCAGGACGCCGCCGTCGCCGCCGAGCGCGAGCACATGACCAAGGTCGTCGACAACCTGCTCGAGGCAGACGACGACGGCGAGGGCCACGTGACGATGCTGCGCGGGCAGGACCTGCGCGACATCCTGGTCGACGAGTCCGCGCTGCCCACCACCGACCCGGACCTGCTCGCCGGCCCGTTCGCGCACGTGGTCGTGGACGAGGCCCAGGAGCTGACCGACGCGCAGTGGCAGATGCTGCTGCTGCGCTGCCCGTCACGCAGCTTCACCGTCGTCGGGGACCGCGCCCAGGCCCGGCACGGCTTCACCGAGTCGTGGCGGGAACGGCTCGCCCGGGTCGGGTTCGACCGGATCCGGCAGGCGTCCCTGAGCATCAACTACCGCACGCCGGAAGAGGTCATGGCCGAGGCCGAGCCGGTCATCCGCGGCGTGCTCCCGGACGCGAACGTGCCGATGTCGGTCCGCGCCAGCGGCATCCCCGTCCGGTACGGATCCACCGCGGAGCTGGGCTCGGTCCTCGACGACTGGCTCGCCGCGCACACCGAGGGGATCGCCTGCGTCATCGGCGATCCCACGTTCCGGGCGACGTCCCGGGTCCGGTCGCTGACCCCGGAACTGTCAAAAGGGCTCGAGTTCGACCTGGTCGTCCTCGTCGACCCGGCGGCGTTCGGCACCGGCGTCGAGGGAGCCGTCGACCGCTACGTCGCGATGACCCGCGCGACCCAGCGGCTCGTCATCCTGACCAGCCCCTGA
- the groL gene encoding chaperonin GroEL (60 kDa chaperone family; promotes refolding of misfolded polypeptides especially under stressful conditions; forms two stacked rings of heptamers to form a barrel-shaped 14mer; ends can be capped by GroES; misfolded proteins enter the barrel where they are refolded when GroES binds): MPKIIAFDEEARRGLERGMNQLADAVKVTLGPKGRNVVLESRFGVPTITNDGVSIAREIELEDPYEKIGAELVKEVAKKTNDVAGDGTTTATILAQALVREGLRNVAAGANPXXLKKGIEXAXXRVXEELSXVAKDVETKEQIASAASISAGDPAIGAMIAEAMDKVGKEGVITVEESNTFGLELELTEGMRFDKGYISPYFVTDTDRMXXVLDDPYILITNSXISAVKDXLPILEKVMQAGXXLXIXSEDVEGEALATLVVNKIRGTFKSAAVKAPGFGDRRKAMLTDIAVLTGGQVISEDXGLKLEGTTVDLLGRARKVVITKDETTIVEGAGDADQIQGRVNQIRAELDRADTDFDREKMQERLAKLAGGVAVIKVGAATEVELKEKKHRIEDAVSNAKAAVEEGIVAGGGVALLQASTSXFXXLDLSGDEATGALIVERALAAPLXQIATNAGLEGGVVVEKVRGLPTGHGLNAATGEYVDMIAAGIIDPVKVTRSALQNAASITGLFLTIEVVVANSLADAAAAASADAAAFGDMGM; this comes from the coding sequence ATGCCGAAGATCATCGCCTTCGACGAGGAGGCACGGCGCGGCCTGGAGCGCGGCATGAACCAGCTGGCCGACGCGGTCAAGGTCACGCTCGGCCCCAAGGGTCGCAACGTCGTCCTCGAGAGCAGGTTCGGCGTCCCCACGATCACCAACGACGGCGTGAGCATCGCCCGGGAGATCGAGCTCGAGGACCCGTACGAGAAGATCGGCGCGGAGCTCGTCAAGGAAGTCGCGAAGAAGACCAACGACGTCGCGGGTGACGGCACCACCACCGCCACGATCCTCGCCCAGGCTCTGGTGCGCGAGGGCCTGCGCAACGTCGCCGCCGGNGCGAACCCGATNGNNCTGAAGAAGGGCATCGAGNNCGCNGNNGNNCGNGTCNCCGAGGAGCTCTCCANNGTCGCNAAGGACGTGGAGACCAAGGAGCAGATCGCCTCGGCCGCCTCCATCTCCGCCGGTGACCCGGCCATCGGCGCGATGATCGCCGAGGCGATGGACAAGGTCGGCAAGGAAGGCGTCATCACCGTCGAGGAGAGCAACACCTTCGGGCTCGAGCTGGAGCTCACCGAGGGCATGCGCTTCGACAAGGGCTACATCTCGCCCTACTTCGTCACNGACACCGACCGCATGGANNCCGTCCTCGACGACCCGTACATCCTGATCACGAACAGCNNNATCTCNGCNGTNAAGGACNTGCTNCCGATCCTGGAGAAGGTCATGCAGGCCGGCANGCNNCTNGNNATCNTCTCNGAGGACGTCGAGGGCGAGGCCCTGGCGACCCTGGTCGTGAACAAGATCCGCGGCACGTTCAAGAGCGCCGCGGTCAAGGCGCCCGGCTTCGGCGACCGCCGCAAGGCCATGCTGACCGACATCGCCGTCCTCACCGGCGGCCAGGTCATCTCCGAGGACNTCGGCCTCAAGCTCGAGGGCACCACCGTCGACCTGCTCGGCCGGGCCCGCAAGGTCGTCATCACCAAGGACGAGACCACCATCGTCGAGGGTGCCGGCGACGCGGACCAGATCCAGGGGCGGGTCAACCAGATCCGGGCCGAACTCGACCGGGCGGACACCGACTTCGACCGCGAGAAGATGCAGGAGCGGCTGGCCAAGCTCGCCGGCGGCGTCGCGGTCATCAAGGTCGGCGCGGCCACCGAGGTCGAGCTCAAGGAGAAGAAGCACCGCATCGAGGACGCCGTCTCGAACGCGAAGGCCGCGGTCGAGGAGGGCATCGTCGCCGGCGGCGGCGTCGCGCTCCTGCAGGCCTCCACCAGCGNNTTCNAGNAGCTCGACCTCTCCGGCGACGAGGCCACCGGCGCCCTGATCGTCGAGCGCGCCCTCGCCGCCCCGCTGCNCCAGATCGCCACCAACGCCGGCCTCGAGGGCGGCGTCGTGGTCGAGAAGGTCCGCGGCCTGCCCACCGGGCACGGCCTGAACGCGGCGACCGGCGAGTACGTCGACATGATCGCCGCCGGGATCATCGACCCGGTGAAGGTCACCCGCTCGGCGCTGCAGAACGCCGCGTCGATCACCGGCCTCTTCCTCACCATCGAGGTCGTGGTGGCGAACAGCCTGGCGGACGCGGCCGCGGCGGCGTCCGCGGACGCCGCCGCCTTCGGCGACATGGGTATGTAG